The following are from one region of the Calditrichota bacterium genome:
- a CDS encoding ParB/RepB/Spo0J family partition protein, giving the protein MVAKSKRLGRGLGALISDESDAAFLGNEIPQKFQEIEVGMITPNPFQPREDYDPQSMEDLKHSIAEKGVIQPVTVREKGNRYELIAGERRLRAVKELGYERIPAFIIEVDTDDEMLELALIENIQREDLNPIDIARGYQRLIQELNLTQEQVAQKVGKERSTVANLLRLLKLPEGIQESLRRGEISMGHARALLGVEDPNRLQEIWKQTVRKKLSVREVESRVRKANQGEAAKIRAPQPKSPHIEAMEERFRDVLGTKVKIIPQKNGGKIEIEYYSKEDLERILEIVQASENDY; this is encoded by the coding sequence ATGGTCGCTAAATCCAAACGCCTGGGAAGGGGACTGGGTGCACTTATTTCAGACGAATCGGACGCTGCTTTTCTTGGAAATGAAATTCCCCAAAAATTCCAGGAAATTGAGGTCGGGATGATTACTCCCAACCCGTTTCAACCCCGCGAAGATTACGATCCGCAGAGCATGGAGGATCTGAAGCATTCCATTGCCGAAAAAGGGGTCATTCAACCGGTAACCGTCAGGGAAAAGGGGAATCGTTACGAGCTGATTGCCGGGGAGCGCAGACTTCGGGCGGTAAAAGAACTGGGATATGAACGAATCCCTGCCTTTATTATTGAGGTCGATACCGATGACGAAATGCTGGAACTGGCGCTTATCGAAAACATTCAGCGGGAGGATTTAAACCCCATCGATATCGCCCGAGGGTACCAGCGCCTGATTCAGGAGTTAAACCTGACGCAGGAACAGGTGGCGCAAAAAGTGGGTAAAGAACGGTCAACGGTCGCCAATCTGCTTCGATTGCTTAAACTGCCCGAAGGGATTCAGGAAAGCCTCAGACGAGGGGAAATCTCCATGGGACATGCCCGGGCCTTGCTCGGGGTGGAGGATCCAAACCGGCTTCAGGAGATTTGGAAACAGACCGTTCGGAAGAAATTATCGGTTCGGGAGGTTGAGTCCCGGGTGCGAAAAGCCAATCAGGGGGAAGCGGCGAAAATACGTGCGCCGCAGCCGAAATCTCCCCATATTGAAGCAATGGAAGAAAGGTTTCGGGACGTCCTTGGGACCAAGGTGAAAATTATCCCCCAAAAAAATGGGGGCAAAATTGAAATAGAATACTATTCCAAAGAGGATCTTGAGCGAATTTTGGAAATAGTACAGGCTTCCGAAAATGACTATTGA
- a CDS encoding M23 family metallopeptidase, translated as MEKKKNRKKQISIVIIPSNRDEPISITLKSGMLRFLKIVGVLLLIHIVVGGIFYWQFARVYRERNVLIVKNQNLLEENKKIYDISKKFADLSQFAEKLKTSLGVNNPVSIDHNETRETLKSRPQDLIVSPLEKGNAYSSTNWSDFSSIQGKLEYIKSRKTVLHDLYENMPTLLPVNGFLTLDYDTYNKGEFLHRERHIGIDIAAKVGTVVRAAGAGEIIFANWTPELGNLVIIYHGNDTFSFYAHNLRILKTQGFVKKGEPISLLGSSGLTSSGPHLHFEIWKAGVPVDPKKFILALQSET; from the coding sequence ATGGAAAAGAAGAAAAACAGAAAAAAACAGATTTCAATTGTTATCATTCCCAGTAATCGTGACGAACCCATCTCGATTACATTAAAAAGCGGAATGCTTCGTTTTTTGAAAATCGTTGGGGTTTTGCTCCTGATTCATATCGTAGTCGGGGGCATTTTTTATTGGCAATTTGCACGGGTCTATCGCGAACGAAATGTGCTTATTGTAAAGAATCAAAATCTTCTTGAGGAAAACAAAAAGATTTATGATATTTCAAAAAAGTTTGCCGATCTGTCGCAATTTGCCGAAAAGTTAAAAACCTCTCTCGGTGTAAATAATCCGGTGAGCATCGATCATAATGAGACCCGTGAAACATTAAAATCACGGCCACAGGATTTAATTGTGTCGCCGCTGGAAAAGGGCAATGCCTATTCCAGTACAAATTGGAGTGATTTTTCAAGCATTCAGGGGAAACTGGAGTACATTAAAAGCCGAAAGACGGTCCTTCACGATCTGTATGAAAATATGCCAACGCTTTTGCCTGTGAACGGTTTTTTGACCCTGGATTACGACACGTACAACAAAGGCGAATTCCTTCATCGGGAAAGGCATATTGGAATTGACATTGCGGCAAAAGTGGGAACGGTGGTACGGGCGGCGGGCGCAGGAGAGATTATTTTCGCCAATTGGACGCCCGAATTGGGAAATCTGGTCATTATTTATCATGGGAATGACACGTTTAGTTTTTATGCCCATAACCTTCGCATTCTAAAAACACAGGGTTTTGTTAAAAAGGGGGAACCGATTTCCTTGTTGGGAAGTTCGGGTTTAACCAGCTCCGGTCCTCACCTTCATTTTGAAATCTGGAAAGCGGGTGTGCCGGTCGATCCCAAAAAATTTATTCTTGCGCTGCAATCAGAGACATGA
- a CDS encoding polymer-forming cytoskeletal protein encodes MFKDKSEESFNNMGDINTIIGKGTSFEGNISVQNSVRVDGIFNGNIKSTESIVIGKDGEINGEIEVKNAIVGGKITGKLFASGKVTLENTSRFEGELKTTRLIIDEGALFNGNCQMPGGSNANVSGKKTAFSKKDEEKGLQSDKK; translated from the coding sequence ATGTTTAAAGACAAATCGGAAGAATCCTTTAATAATATGGGCGATATTAATACGATTATTGGTAAGGGGACGTCCTTTGAGGGGAATATTAGCGTCCAGAACAGTGTCCGCGTGGACGGGATATTTAATGGAAATATCAAATCCACCGAATCCATTGTTATCGGCAAGGACGGTGAAATTAATGGTGAGATTGAAGTAAAAAACGCCATTGTCGGCGGAAAAATAACCGGCAAATTATTTGCCTCAGGAAAAGTGACGCTTGAGAATACGTCCAGATTTGAAGGCGAATTAAAGACCACCCGCCTGATTATTGATGAAGGAGCGCTATTTAATGGAAATTGCCAGATGCCAGGGGGATCAAACGCGAATGTATCGGGCAAAAAGACGGCTTTTTCGAAAAAGGATGAAGAGAAGGGTCTTCAATCCGACAAAAAATGA
- a CDS encoding AtpZ/AtpI family protein translates to MDLGLRLVISLLMGIFGGYWLDRKLHTLPLFLLIGFLFGAFSGFLSIYHTVFSKKQK, encoded by the coding sequence ATGGACTTAGGCCTTCGGCTGGTTATTTCGCTGCTTATGGGGATTTTTGGGGGCTACTGGCTGGATCGAAAATTACACACGCTCCCCTTATTTTTATTGATCGGGTTTTTATTTGGGGCTTTTTCCGGATTCTTAAGCATTTATCACACGGTTTTTTCTAAAAAACAGAAGTGA
- the atpB gene encoding F0F1 ATP synthase subunit A produces the protein MILHTMNALLLMAEESVEHGGSRAGFILEEVSDHVLIKLPTVLGVDLSITKMVLMMWIAAAFLIVLFGLSFRKKQVVPKGWANFLESIVVYLRDDILHPYLGENTSRFSPYILTAFFFILICNLLGVIPMGTEATSNVSVTATLAVFTFLIGQGASLKKFGVIGYIKKFVPPNIPLFVIPIIFIAEVMGLFTKHFALAIRLFANMIADHLVVVTVIGLIIIFNSYAAVPISLGMGVAVELLVILIAFIQAYIFTMLSAVFIGLALEEEH, from the coding sequence ATGATTTTACATACGATGAATGCCTTGCTTTTGATGGCGGAAGAGTCTGTTGAACACGGTGGAAGTCGTGCCGGTTTTATTCTGGAAGAAGTATCTGATCATGTACTTATAAAATTACCGACCGTTTTGGGCGTCGATCTTTCCATCACCAAAATGGTGTTGATGATGTGGATTGCGGCCGCGTTTTTAATTGTTCTTTTTGGTTTATCCTTTCGAAAAAAACAGGTGGTTCCCAAAGGATGGGCCAACTTCTTGGAAAGTATTGTGGTATATCTGAGGGACGATATTTTGCACCCCTATCTGGGTGAGAACACGTCCCGTTTTTCTCCCTACATTTTAACGGCCTTCTTTTTTATTTTGATATGTAATCTGTTGGGTGTGATACCCATGGGGACAGAGGCCACGTCCAATGTAAGCGTGACCGCAACCCTGGCTGTTTTTACGTTTCTAATCGGGCAGGGTGCCAGTTTGAAAAAATTTGGAGTGATCGGTTACATTAAAAAATTTGTCCCCCCCAACATACCGCTTTTTGTGATTCCCATTATTTTTATTGCAGAAGTCATGGGCTTATTTACCAAACATTTTGCATTGGCCATTCGTCTTTTTGCCAATATGATTGCGGATCATTTGGTCGTTGTTACCGTCATTGGGTTGATTATTATTTTTAATAGTTATGCCGCGGTGCCGATTTCACTTGGGATGGGTGTGGCCGTTGAGCTTTTGGTTATTCTCATTGCATTTATTCAGGCGTATATTTTTACCATGCTATCAGCGGTTTTTATTGGACTGGCTCTTGAGGAAGAGCATTAA
- the atpE gene encoding ATP synthase F0 subunit C: MSSLSLAMAYLAAGLGAAGATIGGGIGIGKLASAAMEGVSRQPEAAGDIRGMMILTAAMVEGIALFAIVVCILLMFMAK; this comes from the coding sequence ATGTCGTCATTATCATTGGCTATGGCCTATCTGGCTGCAGGATTGGGTGCGGCTGGCGCCACAATCGGCGGTGGAATTGGTATTGGAAAATTGGCAAGTGCCGCTATGGAAGGTGTGTCCCGTCAACCGGAAGCCGCCGGCGATATTCGCGGAATGATGATTTTGACCGCGGCCATGGTGGAAGGAATTGCCCTGTTTGCAATTGTGGTTTGTATTTTATTAATGTTCATGGCGAAATAA
- the atpF gene encoding F0F1 ATP synthase subunit B yields the protein MLLNVNPGLIFWTIVTFLLLLWVLQKIAWKPIMSALESREQRIQSAIDEAEKNRQEAEKKLAEYQHMIEQAKKESQEIVNKGRKTAEMLKNEIVQKADEEATRLIEKARREISLEREKAIEDIRKLAVDLSLDAASKLIGKSLTDADHKQIVKKYIQEMKLS from the coding sequence ATGCTATTAAATGTTAATCCTGGTCTGATTTTTTGGACAATCGTTACATTTTTGCTTTTGCTTTGGGTGCTCCAAAAGATTGCCTGGAAGCCCATTATGAGTGCGCTCGAAAGTCGGGAGCAGCGGATTCAGTCGGCTATAGACGAGGCTGAAAAAAATCGGCAGGAAGCTGAAAAGAAACTGGCTGAATATCAGCACATGATTGAGCAGGCCAAAAAGGAGTCCCAGGAAATTGTAAACAAAGGGCGCAAAACGGCGGAAATGCTCAAGAATGAGATTGTCCAGAAGGCCGATGAAGAAGCCACGCGGTTGATTGAAAAGGCCCGGCGCGAAATTTCATTAGAGCGGGAAAAGGCTATTGAGGACATCCGAAAACTGGCCGTAGACCTTTCTCTGGATGCGGCGTCGAAGCTGATTGGAAAATCGCTCACCGATGCCGATCATAAACAGATTGTAAAGAAGTATATCCAGGAGATGAAACTGTCATGA
- the atpH gene encoding ATP synthase F1 subunit delta, which yields MIGSNALVRRYSKALFRVAVEKKSLEKISQDLAIFNDALRMNPDFHRFLLSPEISRKEKEKAVEKLFGDQLSAEFFNFIQILLKNGRQNFFPDMVQEFYRYQDAYFNRINVRATTAIPLSEDELDLIRSRLSKELQKDIVIQPEIDPEILGGIRLRIDSTVFDASLKGQLVRMRSFLAEAPQNQNN from the coding sequence ATGATTGGATCCAATGCTCTGGTGCGCCGATATTCAAAAGCCTTGTTCCGAGTGGCGGTTGAAAAAAAGAGTCTGGAAAAAATAAGCCAAGACCTGGCCATTTTTAATGATGCCTTGCGGATGAATCCGGATTTTCATCGTTTTCTCTTGTCACCGGAAATTTCTCGAAAGGAAAAAGAAAAGGCGGTGGAAAAGCTTTTTGGCGATCAGCTTTCGGCGGAATTTTTTAATTTTATTCAGATCCTTCTAAAAAATGGCCGGCAAAATTTTTTCCCGGATATGGTTCAGGAATTTTATCGCTATCAGGATGCCTATTTTAATCGGATTAACGTTCGGGCAACGACAGCCATTCCGCTTTCGGAGGATGAGTTAGATCTTATCCGGAGCCGGTTGTCGAAGGAGTTGCAGAAAGACATTGTGATTCAGCCCGAAATTGACCCTGAGATTTTAGGCGGCATTCGCCTTCGCATCGATAGTACGGTTTTCGATGCCTCTTTGAAGGGTCAGTTGGTGCGGATGCGGTCATTTTTGGCCGAAGCTCCGCAAAATCAGAATAATTAA
- a CDS encoding F0F1 ATP synthase subunit alpha — MKIKPDEITSIIRQRIESFDYTVNVEEVGEVIYVGDGIARIYGLENVMAGELIEFPGNVYGMALNLEEDNVGCILFGSDTHIREGDSVRRTGRIVEVPVGEDLLGRVVNPLGQPMDGKGPINAKKFNPIERKAPGVIYRQPVKEPLQTGLKAIDSMIPIGRGQRELIIGDRQTGKTAIAVDTIINQKDSDVFCIYVAIGQKGSTIAKIVQTLEDNGAMDHTIVIASMAEQPAPLLYIAPYAGAAMGEYFRDNGKHALIIYDDLTKHAWAYRQVSLLLRRPPGREAYPGDVFYLHSRLLERSSKLSDDLGGGSLTAFPIIETQAGDISAYIPTNVISITDGQIYLETDLFYAGFRPAINAGLSVSRVGGNAQIKAMRQVAGRLRLDLAQFRELEAFVKFGSDLDKATMDQIIRGQHIREILKQDQYQPLPVEKQIAIIYMGIHGYLDKVPLEKIKDLEKDFYLFLDSNYLDILTDIREKKVLDKDLEARLDNACQEFIKTQSFEG; from the coding sequence ATGAAGATTAAGCCGGATGAAATTACATCGATTATTCGGCAGAGAATAGAGAGTTTCGACTACACAGTAAACGTCGAAGAGGTTGGCGAAGTTATTTACGTGGGCGATGGAATTGCACGTATCTACGGCCTGGAAAATGTGATGGCGGGCGAGCTGATTGAATTTCCCGGCAATGTGTACGGCATGGCATTGAATCTGGAAGAGGATAACGTGGGGTGTATCCTTTTCGGAAGCGACACACACATTCGCGAAGGAGATTCCGTTCGGCGGACCGGCCGTATTGTGGAAGTTCCCGTGGGAGAAGACCTTCTGGGGCGTGTGGTTAATCCTCTGGGGCAGCCGATGGATGGAAAAGGCCCGATTAATGCCAAGAAATTTAATCCCATCGAACGAAAGGCCCCCGGTGTGATTTACCGGCAGCCGGTGAAAGAACCCCTGCAAACCGGATTGAAGGCCATCGATTCGATGATTCCCATTGGCCGCGGGCAGCGTGAATTGATTATTGGCGATCGCCAGACGGGTAAAACAGCCATTGCCGTCGATACGATCATTAATCAAAAAGATTCCGATGTGTTCTGTATTTATGTGGCCATTGGTCAGAAGGGGTCTACCATTGCGAAGATTGTTCAAACGCTTGAGGATAACGGCGCAATGGATCATACCATTGTCATTGCCTCCATGGCCGAACAACCGGCTCCTCTGTTGTACATCGCTCCCTATGCCGGAGCCGCCATGGGCGAGTATTTTCGTGATAACGGCAAACATGCCCTTATTATTTACGATGATCTGACCAAACACGCCTGGGCCTATCGTCAGGTTTCACTGTTGCTGCGTCGCCCGCCCGGACGCGAGGCCTATCCCGGCGATGTATTCTATCTGCATTCCCGCTTGTTGGAACGCTCGTCCAAACTGAGCGATGATCTGGGGGGTGGTTCCCTAACCGCTTTTCCTATTATCGAAACTCAGGCCGGTGATATCTCAGCCTATATCCCAACCAACGTTATTTCCATTACAGACGGGCAGATTTATCTGGAAACCGATCTTTTTTATGCAGGTTTTCGCCCGGCTATTAATGCCGGTTTGTCTGTATCCCGTGTGGGTGGAAATGCCCAGATTAAGGCGATGCGGCAGGTAGCGGGTCGGTTACGGTTAGACCTGGCCCAGTTCCGGGAATTGGAGGCGTTCGTGAAATTTGGTTCGGACCTGGATAAAGCCACCATGGATCAGATTATTCGCGGGCAGCATATTCGTGAAATTCTGAAACAGGATCAATACCAGCCCTTGCCCGTTGAAAAGCAGATCGCTATTATTTATATGGGAATCCACGGCTATCTGGACAAAGTGCCTCTGGAGAAGATTAAGGACCTTGAGAAAGATTTTTATTTGTTTCTCGATTCCAATTATCTCGATATTTTAACCGATATCCGTGAAAAAAAGGTTTTGGACAAGGACCTGGAAGCGCGTCTGGATAATGCCTGTCAAGAATTCATCAAAACCCAGTCGTTCGAGGGCTAA
- the atpG gene encoding ATP synthase F1 subunit gamma, giving the protein MATLRDIRRRISSVKSTQQITKAMKMVAAAKLRRAQENILKTRPYAYRLNQVLGHVAGLVDRSLHPLLEEREAQRVGYVVVTADRGLCGAFNQNILRKSTEELEKQLAGGKEVFVIAVGRHARDYFRRRSYSVIHEYSDFFNHLEFAHATRIGEEIIRLFSQRELDHVFLVYNEFKSAIQQNLTVEQLLPIQPVKPDLGMRKLEYIYEPSPDKILESLLPKQINIQMWRVLLESNAAEQGARMTAMEMATDNATEMIDRLTLHYNRVRQATITKEITEIVGGAEALNQ; this is encoded by the coding sequence ATGGCAACCCTTCGCGATATTCGACGACGAATTTCAAGTGTTAAAAGCACCCAGCAAATCACCAAAGCCATGAAGATGGTGGCGGCTGCAAAATTGCGCCGGGCGCAGGAGAATATTCTGAAAACCCGTCCCTACGCCTACCGGCTCAATCAGGTTCTGGGGCATGTGGCTGGGCTGGTGGATCGCAGCCTGCACCCGCTTCTGGAAGAACGGGAGGCCCAGCGCGTGGGCTACGTGGTGGTAACCGCTGACCGCGGGCTGTGCGGGGCGTTCAATCAAAACATTCTTCGGAAATCAACAGAAGAGTTGGAAAAACAGCTGGCCGGCGGAAAAGAGGTCTTTGTTATCGCGGTGGGGCGGCATGCCCGGGATTATTTTCGGCGTCGATCTTATTCCGTGATTCATGAATATTCGGACTTCTTTAATCATCTGGAGTTTGCGCATGCCACCCGTATCGGAGAGGAAATTATCCGGTTGTTTTCGCAGCGTGAGTTGGATCATGTGTTTCTGGTGTACAATGAATTTAAATCGGCCATTCAGCAGAATTTGACGGTCGAACAATTACTCCCGATTCAGCCCGTCAAACCAGACCTGGGAATGCGAAAGCTGGAATACATTTACGAACCCTCACCGGATAAAATTTTGGAGAGCCTGTTACCCAAACAGATTAATATCCAGATGTGGCGGGTTCTGCTGGAATCCAACGCAGCTGAACAGGGTGCACGAATGACGGCCATGGAAATGGCGACGGACAATGCGACTGAAATGATTGATCGCTTGACGCTTCATTATAACCGCGTCCGGCAGGCTACGATTACGAAGGAGATCACGGAAATTGTTGGAGGCGCCGAGGCGCTGAATCAGTAA
- the atpD gene encoding F0F1 ATP synthase subunit beta gives MNQGKIAQVIGPVVDVSFEDGKLPYIYSALHVKREDQSTLVLEVAQHLGDRMVRTVAMDSTDGLVRGMAVEDTGGPITVPVGMEDLGRILNVIGEPIDEVGPVKTKKRYPIHRDAPKFEDLETKSEILETGIKVIDLLEPYSKGGKTGLFGGAGVGKTVIIMELIRNIATEHGGYSVFAGVGERTREGNDLWLEMRESGVLEKTSMVFGQMNEPPGARMRVGLTGVTIAEYFRDEEGKDVLLFIDNIFRFTQAGSEVSALLGRMPSAVGYQPTLATEMGALQERITSTKKGSITSVQAIYVPADDLTDPAPATTFSHLDATTVLSRQIAELGIYPAVDPLDSTSRILDPKVVGDEHYQVARDVQGILQKFKDLQDIIAILGMEELSEDDKIIVNRARRIQRFLSQPFFVAEQFTGIPGRYVKLEDTIKDFKAIVRGEYDDLPEQAFYMVGTMEEAIKKAQEMKSK, from the coding sequence ATGAATCAAGGAAAAATAGCGCAAGTTATTGGACCCGTTGTAGATGTCAGTTTCGAGGACGGCAAACTTCCCTATATTTACAGTGCCCTGCACGTAAAACGAGAAGATCAGTCGACGCTGGTGCTGGAAGTGGCTCAACATTTGGGGGATCGGATGGTTCGTACGGTGGCAATGGATTCTACGGACGGCTTGGTGCGCGGGATGGCTGTGGAAGACACGGGTGGCCCCATTACGGTACCGGTTGGCATGGAAGACCTGGGACGCATTCTTAACGTTATTGGTGAACCTATCGACGAGGTTGGCCCGGTCAAAACAAAAAAGCGATACCCTATCCACCGGGATGCTCCAAAGTTTGAAGACCTGGAAACCAAGTCGGAAATTTTGGAAACCGGAATAAAAGTGATTGACTTGTTAGAACCCTATTCAAAGGGTGGAAAAACCGGTCTGTTCGGGGGAGCCGGCGTGGGGAAAACGGTTATCATTATGGAACTGATCCGAAATATCGCCACCGAACACGGCGGGTATTCGGTATTTGCCGGTGTAGGGGAACGAACCCGTGAGGGGAATGACCTTTGGCTGGAAATGCGGGAATCGGGTGTGCTGGAGAAAACGTCCATGGTTTTTGGACAGATGAATGAACCTCCCGGTGCCCGTATGCGAGTGGGCCTGACCGGCGTGACCATTGCAGAATATTTTCGGGATGAAGAAGGCAAAGACGTGCTTCTGTTTATTGACAATATCTTCCGGTTTACTCAGGCCGGTTCGGAAGTGTCCGCTCTGTTGGGCCGGATGCCCTCAGCCGTGGGCTACCAGCCCACGCTGGCTACAGAAATGGGTGCCCTGCAGGAGCGCATCACCTCGACCAAAAAGGGATCCATTACATCTGTGCAGGCCATTTACGTCCCTGCCGATGATTTAACCGATCCGGCGCCGGCCACAACCTTTTCACATCTGGATGCAACAACCGTTCTCTCCCGGCAAATTGCAGAGCTTGGAATTTACCCGGCCGTGGACCCACTGGATTCTACGTCGCGTATTCTGGATCCGAAGGTCGTGGGCGATGAGCACTATCAGGTGGCCCGGGATGTTCAGGGTATTCTGCAGAAATTTAAGGATTTGCAAGATATTATTGCGATCCTCGGAATGGAAGAATTGTCAGAAGACGATAAAATTATTGTGAATCGGGCCCGGCGCATCCAGCGGTTTTTATCGCAGCCGTTTTTTGTTGCCGAACAGTTTACCGGAATACCCGGCCGGTATGTTAAACTTGAAGACACCATTAAAGATTTCAAGGCGATAGTCCGGGGTGAATACGATGATCTTCCGGAGCAGGCATTTTACATGGTTGGAACCATGGAAGAGGCGATCAAAAAGGCACAAGAAATGAAATCGAAATAG
- a CDS encoding F0F1 ATP synthase subunit epsilon has protein sequence MSEQDKKFTLEILTPVRIVYSGDATYLRAPGIEGSFGVLANHIPFLTALDIGEIEVEIGNKKRFFATSGGFVEVLNNTVSVLAETAEPAEEIDVQRAKQAKERAERRLREHSANINMTRAHAALTRALTRLKVASKE, from the coding sequence ATGAGTGAACAGGATAAAAAATTTACCCTTGAAATTTTAACACCGGTGCGTATCGTCTACAGCGGCGATGCCACATACTTGCGGGCACCGGGAATTGAGGGCTCTTTTGGGGTTTTGGCCAATCATATTCCATTTTTGACGGCTCTGGATATTGGGGAGATTGAAGTCGAAATTGGAAACAAGAAGCGATTTTTCGCAACCAGCGGCGGTTTTGTAGAGGTTTTGAATAATACGGTTTCTGTTCTGGCTGAGACAGCCGAACCAGCCGAAGAAATCGACGTACAACGGGCAAAACAGGCAAAAGAGCGTGCAGAAAGACGATTACGTGAACATTCGGCGAATATCAATATGACCCGCGCACATGCGGCGCTTACCCGTGCGTTAACCCGCCTGAAGGTTGCTTCAAAGGAGTGA